The following coding sequences lie in one Clarias gariepinus isolate MV-2021 ecotype Netherlands unplaced genomic scaffold, CGAR_prim_01v2 scaffold_34, whole genome shotgun sequence genomic window:
- the mtmr2 gene encoding myotubularin-related protein 2 isoform X1: MEECSSEESLNSRELSAQSLSSSTSRSELCSPARTPSAPGSDPDCSTPLSQVRGKIPAKDELELLEKEVVQIESKDVTYICPFVGAVHGTLTVTNYRLFFRSVSREPVFVLDLPLGVISRVEKIGGASSRGDVSYGLVCKDIRNLRFVHKQPDDSLKKSVFDVLNKLAFPLSNNLSLFAFDYNQVFPENGWKVYDALVEYKRQGLPNESWRISKVNDRYELCDSYPSTLVVPVTVTDDELRRVATFRARGRIPVLSWLHPQSQAAVVRSGQPMSGVSGKRCRDDEKLLQAVMDANAQSHKLFIFDARPSSNAAANKMKGGGCESEDAYQNAELVFLDIHNIHVMRESLRKLKEVVYPNIEESHWLSNLEATHWLEHIKAILAGAVRIVEKVECSKTSVVIHCSDGWDRTAQLSSLCMLMLDSHYRTVRGFQTLVEKEWVSFGHRFQQRVGHGDQNHTDADRSPIFLQFIDCVWQITQQFPAVFEFNENFLLTLLDHMYSCLFGTFLFNSEQQRLAEEAQKRTVSLWSFINCQLEEFVNPLYVHYDTHVLLPSVSIRHLQLWTSYYIRWNPRLRPQEPLHQRYKELLAKRAELQKRVEDLQREVINRVSASPERASPPTSTPTIQTFI; this comes from the exons atggaggaGTGCAGCAGTGAGGAGAGTTTAAACTCCAGGGAGCTCAGCGCTCAAAGTCTCAGCAG CAGCACGTCCCGGTCCGAGCTCTGTTCCCCCGCCAGAACCCCCAGTGCACCCGGGTCTGATCCGGACTGCTCCACTCCGCTCAGCCAG gtgaGAGGGAAGATACCTGCCAAG GATGAGCTGGAGTTGTTAGAGAAGGAAGTTGTACAGATTGAAT ctaaAGATGTGACCTACATCTGTCCATTTGTGGGAGCAGTACACGGCACACTCACCGTCACCAACTACAGACTGTTTTTCAGATCCGTCAGccgg gaGCCTGTGTTTGTGTTGGATCTCCCGCTCGGTGTGATCAGCAGAGTTGAGAAGATTGGAGGAGCCTCTAGCAGGGGGGATGTTTCTTATGGACTCGTctgcaag gacataAGGAACTTGCGGTTTGTCCATAAACAGCCTGACGACTCCttaaaaaaatcagtgtttGATGTGCTGAACAAGCTTGCCTTCCCTCTCTCTAACAacctg tcTCTGTTTGCGTTTGACTATAATCAGGTTTTCCCAGAGAACGGCTGGAAAGTGTATGACGCTCTGGTGGAGTAcaagagacag GGTCTGCCCAATGAGAGCTGGAGGATCTCGAAGGTGAATGATCGGTATGAGTTGTGTGACTCCTATCCCTCTACCCTGGTCGTCCCGGTAACCGTCACTGACGATGAACTGCGCCGTGTCGCTACCTTCAGAGCCAGAGGTCGTATTCCG gtattaTCGTGGCTACACCCCCAGAGTCAGGCGGCGGTGGTGCGGTCGGGCCAGCCCATGTCGGGGGTGAGCGGGAAGCGCTGTCGAGACGATGAGAAGCTGCTGCAGGCCGTCATGGACGCTAACGCACAGTCTCACAAACTGTTCATCTTTGACGCCCGTCCCAGCAGCAACGCCGCCGCTAACAag atgaagGGAGGTGGCTGTGAGAGTGAGGATGCGTATCAGAACGCTGAACTCGTCTTCCTCGACATACACAACATTCACGTCATGCGCGAGTCGCTACGGAAACTGAAGGAGGTGGTCTACCCCAACATCGAGGAATCTCATTGGCTGTCCAACCTTGAGGCCACTCACTGGCTGGAGCACATTAAG gcgatCCTGGCGGGTGCAGTGCGGATCGTGGAGAAGGTGGAGTGCAGTAAGACGTCGGTGGTGATCCACTGCAGTGACGGTTGGGACAGAACCGCTCAGCTCTCCTCTCTCTGCATGCTGATGCTCGACTCGCACTACAGAACCGTCCGGGGCTTCCAGACCCTCGTGGAGAAGGAGTGGGTCAGCTTCGGACACCGCTTCcagcag agggTGGGTCATGGTGATCAGAACCACACTGATGCGGACCGCTCCCCCATCTTCCTGCAGTTCATTGACTGTGTGTGGCAGATAACGCAGCAG ttCCCTGcagtgtttgagtttaatgagAACTTCCTGTTGACGTTGCTGGATCACATGTACAGCTGTCTGTTTGGAACCTTCCTCTTTAATTCAGAGCAGCAGAGACTCGcagag gaggccCAGAAGCGCACCGTGTCCCTCTGGTCATTCATTAACTGTCAGTTGGAGGAGTTTGTGAATCCTCTGTATGTTCACTACGACACACACGTGCTGCTTCCCTCCGTCTCCATCCGACACCTGCAGCTGTGGACCTCCTACTACATCCGCTGGAACCCCCGCCTCAGACCTcag gagcCGTTGCATCAGCGCTATAAAGAGCTGCTCGCTAAAAG
- the mtmr2 gene encoding myotubularin-related protein 2 isoform X2, whose amino-acid sequence MEECSSEESLNSRELSAQSLSSSTSRSELCSPARTPSAPGSDPDCSTPLSQDELELLEKEVVQIESKDVTYICPFVGAVHGTLTVTNYRLFFRSVSREPVFVLDLPLGVISRVEKIGGASSRGDVSYGLVCKDIRNLRFVHKQPDDSLKKSVFDVLNKLAFPLSNNLSLFAFDYNQVFPENGWKVYDALVEYKRQGLPNESWRISKVNDRYELCDSYPSTLVVPVTVTDDELRRVATFRARGRIPVLSWLHPQSQAAVVRSGQPMSGVSGKRCRDDEKLLQAVMDANAQSHKLFIFDARPSSNAAANKMKGGGCESEDAYQNAELVFLDIHNIHVMRESLRKLKEVVYPNIEESHWLSNLEATHWLEHIKAILAGAVRIVEKVECSKTSVVIHCSDGWDRTAQLSSLCMLMLDSHYRTVRGFQTLVEKEWVSFGHRFQQRVGHGDQNHTDADRSPIFLQFIDCVWQITQQFPAVFEFNENFLLTLLDHMYSCLFGTFLFNSEQQRLAEEAQKRTVSLWSFINCQLEEFVNPLYVHYDTHVLLPSVSIRHLQLWTSYYIRWNPRLRPQEPLHQRYKELLAKRAELQKRVEDLQREVINRVSASPERASPPTSTPTIQTFI is encoded by the exons atggaggaGTGCAGCAGTGAGGAGAGTTTAAACTCCAGGGAGCTCAGCGCTCAAAGTCTCAGCAG CAGCACGTCCCGGTCCGAGCTCTGTTCCCCCGCCAGAACCCCCAGTGCACCCGGGTCTGATCCGGACTGCTCCACTCCGCTCAGCCAG GATGAGCTGGAGTTGTTAGAGAAGGAAGTTGTACAGATTGAAT ctaaAGATGTGACCTACATCTGTCCATTTGTGGGAGCAGTACACGGCACACTCACCGTCACCAACTACAGACTGTTTTTCAGATCCGTCAGccgg gaGCCTGTGTTTGTGTTGGATCTCCCGCTCGGTGTGATCAGCAGAGTTGAGAAGATTGGAGGAGCCTCTAGCAGGGGGGATGTTTCTTATGGACTCGTctgcaag gacataAGGAACTTGCGGTTTGTCCATAAACAGCCTGACGACTCCttaaaaaaatcagtgtttGATGTGCTGAACAAGCTTGCCTTCCCTCTCTCTAACAacctg tcTCTGTTTGCGTTTGACTATAATCAGGTTTTCCCAGAGAACGGCTGGAAAGTGTATGACGCTCTGGTGGAGTAcaagagacag GGTCTGCCCAATGAGAGCTGGAGGATCTCGAAGGTGAATGATCGGTATGAGTTGTGTGACTCCTATCCCTCTACCCTGGTCGTCCCGGTAACCGTCACTGACGATGAACTGCGCCGTGTCGCTACCTTCAGAGCCAGAGGTCGTATTCCG gtattaTCGTGGCTACACCCCCAGAGTCAGGCGGCGGTGGTGCGGTCGGGCCAGCCCATGTCGGGGGTGAGCGGGAAGCGCTGTCGAGACGATGAGAAGCTGCTGCAGGCCGTCATGGACGCTAACGCACAGTCTCACAAACTGTTCATCTTTGACGCCCGTCCCAGCAGCAACGCCGCCGCTAACAag atgaagGGAGGTGGCTGTGAGAGTGAGGATGCGTATCAGAACGCTGAACTCGTCTTCCTCGACATACACAACATTCACGTCATGCGCGAGTCGCTACGGAAACTGAAGGAGGTGGTCTACCCCAACATCGAGGAATCTCATTGGCTGTCCAACCTTGAGGCCACTCACTGGCTGGAGCACATTAAG gcgatCCTGGCGGGTGCAGTGCGGATCGTGGAGAAGGTGGAGTGCAGTAAGACGTCGGTGGTGATCCACTGCAGTGACGGTTGGGACAGAACCGCTCAGCTCTCCTCTCTCTGCATGCTGATGCTCGACTCGCACTACAGAACCGTCCGGGGCTTCCAGACCCTCGTGGAGAAGGAGTGGGTCAGCTTCGGACACCGCTTCcagcag agggTGGGTCATGGTGATCAGAACCACACTGATGCGGACCGCTCCCCCATCTTCCTGCAGTTCATTGACTGTGTGTGGCAGATAACGCAGCAG ttCCCTGcagtgtttgagtttaatgagAACTTCCTGTTGACGTTGCTGGATCACATGTACAGCTGTCTGTTTGGAACCTTCCTCTTTAATTCAGAGCAGCAGAGACTCGcagag gaggccCAGAAGCGCACCGTGTCCCTCTGGTCATTCATTAACTGTCAGTTGGAGGAGTTTGTGAATCCTCTGTATGTTCACTACGACACACACGTGCTGCTTCCCTCCGTCTCCATCCGACACCTGCAGCTGTGGACCTCCTACTACATCCGCTGGAACCCCCGCCTCAGACCTcag gagcCGTTGCATCAGCGCTATAAAGAGCTGCTCGCTAAAAG